A region of Beijerinckia sp. 28-YEA-48 DNA encodes the following proteins:
- a CDS encoding bifunctional 3-(3-hydroxy-phenyl)propionate/3-hydroxycinnamic acid hydroxylase, whose translation MPIHPAIYDVAIVGYGPSGMLAAILLGRAGHRVAVIERYTCLYNLPRVGIVHDDILRMFQEIGIAERVAPATRFLPNYELAHDGRVLLSNDVEPYATHGWPEFTSIYQPAFETELDVEARRLPNIDLHLGATATAITQTAETVRITVEQDGAARDIEARFLIGADGGNSFVRQTLGIGWEDLGFDQDWLVIDAKAKSGRPGLPHLRQFCDPQQPGMTMQMGPQHRRWSFMIFPGESHTEAMKPENVWRRLDRREGATPDEFDLIRIASYQFQSRIATRWQEGRIFMVGDAVHLMPPFLAQGLCSGFRDSFNLSWKLDLALRDLAPDSFLENYVHEREPPARATVIESMKVGFNVNERDPDKIRARDAQLMALQAQKDAGTFDKALIAFRVPGYSSGVIAAKHRDTLGRGDAFPQGRVRIGGREGLFDDVAGRGFLIITRCAAASSVLSEADQEFWQSLGGRTLEMACAHNAGPTQCVDLDGRILRLMDEYGADVLVKRPDYYLFGAGRRLADLPRLMEDLRESLRTKM comes from the coding sequence ATGCCGATCCATCCAGCGATCTATGATGTCGCGATTGTCGGCTATGGCCCAAGCGGTATGTTGGCCGCCATTCTGCTCGGCCGCGCCGGACACCGCGTCGCGGTGATCGAACGCTACACCTGTCTCTACAACCTGCCGCGCGTCGGCATCGTCCACGACGACATCCTGCGCATGTTCCAGGAGATCGGCATTGCCGAGCGGGTCGCGCCCGCCACCCGCTTCCTGCCGAACTATGAACTGGCTCACGACGGACGGGTGCTGCTCTCGAACGATGTCGAGCCCTATGCCACCCATGGCTGGCCAGAATTCACCTCGATCTATCAGCCGGCTTTCGAGACCGAGCTTGATGTCGAGGCGCGACGCCTGCCCAATATAGACCTGCACCTCGGTGCGACGGCGACCGCGATCACGCAGACGGCGGAAACGGTGCGCATCACCGTCGAACAAGACGGCGCTGCGCGCGATATCGAAGCGCGCTTTCTGATCGGCGCCGACGGCGGCAATAGTTTTGTCCGCCAGACGCTAGGCATCGGCTGGGAAGATCTTGGTTTCGATCAGGACTGGCTGGTGATCGATGCCAAGGCCAAGAGCGGTCGCCCTGGCCTGCCGCATCTGCGCCAGTTCTGCGATCCGCAGCAGCCCGGCATGACCATGCAGATGGGGCCACAGCACCGGCGCTGGTCGTTCATGATCTTTCCGGGCGAATCCCACACCGAAGCGATGAAGCCGGAAAACGTCTGGCGCCGGCTCGACCGGCGCGAAGGCGCGACGCCGGACGAGTTCGACCTGATCCGGATCGCCTCCTATCAATTCCAGTCACGCATCGCCACGCGCTGGCAGGAGGGCCGCATCTTCATGGTCGGCGATGCGGTGCATCTGATGCCGCCTTTCCTCGCCCAGGGCCTGTGTTCGGGCTTCCGCGATTCCTTCAATCTGAGCTGGAAGCTCGACCTCGCCCTGCGTGATCTCGCGCCGGACAGCTTTCTCGAAAACTACGTCCACGAACGCGAGCCGCCGGCCCGCGCCACGGTGATCGAAAGCATGAAGGTCGGCTTCAACGTCAACGAACGCGATCCCGACAAAATACGCGCCCGCGACGCGCAGCTGATGGCCTTGCAGGCGCAGAAAGACGCCGGCACCTTCGACAAGGCGTTGATCGCTTTCCGCGTGCCGGGCTATTCGTCAGGCGTCATCGCCGCCAAACATCGCGACACTCTGGGCCGTGGCGACGCTTTTCCGCAGGGGCGCGTGCGCATCGGCGGTCGTGAAGGCCTGTTCGATGATGTGGCGGGGCGCGGCTTTCTCATCATCACGCGCTGCGCCGCAGCCAGCAGCGTTCTAAGTGAGGCCGATCAAGAATTCTGGCAATCCCTCGGCGGCCGCACCCTTGAAATGGCGTGCGCGCACAACGCCGGGCCAACGCAATGCGTCGATCTCGACGGCCGCATCCTGCGCCTGATGGATGAATACGGCGCCGACGTTCTGGTGAAGCGGCCGGATTATTATTTGTTTGGGGCTGGGCGAAGGTTGGCGGACTTGCCGAGGTTGATGGAGGATTTGAGGGAGAGTTTGAGAACGAAGATGTAG
- a CDS encoding pirin family protein, producing the protein MDIIIDRVERAPIHQGNGQVDAKRVLISTSDFASISPFLRFSEDWFQAPSGFDTHPHRGMQTVTLVLDGALQHRDHTGGEGVLRAGDVQWMTAGRGVLHSEKPWGLDPVHTLQLWLNLPSRLKMLPARYTDQPFAGVPVHREPGVEVKVFAGRAGEAEHQHGSDWPLIFLDIQLDREAIYRVEVPAAWRGFLYVIDGQGIAGGNKIKVMAPDMAWFEPSSEAADATAILTIEASTPLRVLLFAGLPIDEPVVAYGPFVMTTAEEIQRAFDDFRHNRLTNG; encoded by the coding sequence ATGGACATCATCATTGATCGCGTCGAACGCGCGCCCATTCATCAAGGCAATGGCCAGGTCGATGCCAAACGTGTGCTGATCTCGACGTCGGATTTCGCGTCGATCTCACCGTTCCTGCGTTTTTCCGAAGACTGGTTTCAGGCACCCAGTGGCTTCGACACCCATCCGCATCGGGGCATGCAGACGGTGACCCTGGTGCTCGATGGCGCCTTGCAGCATCGCGACCACACCGGCGGGGAGGGCGTGCTGCGGGCGGGTGACGTTCAGTGGATGACGGCCGGCCGTGGAGTCCTGCACAGCGAGAAGCCGTGGGGGCTCGATCCCGTACACACGCTACAATTGTGGCTGAACCTGCCGTCGCGTCTCAAAATGTTGCCCGCGCGCTACACCGACCAACCTTTTGCGGGTGTGCCTGTGCATCGTGAGCCAGGTGTAGAGGTCAAGGTATTCGCCGGCAGGGCCGGTGAAGCGGAGCATCAGCATGGCAGCGACTGGCCGCTGATCTTCCTCGATATCCAGCTTGATCGTGAGGCGATCTATCGGGTTGAGGTGCCGGCCGCTTGGCGGGGTTTCCTCTATGTCATCGATGGTCAAGGCATAGCAGGAGGCAACAAAATCAAGGTCATGGCGCCGGATATGGCTTGGTTTGAACCGTCATCCGAGGCGGCCGATGCAACGGCGATATTGACGATCGAGGCCTCGACTCCACTGCGGGTGCTGCTCTTTGCGGGGCTGCCGATCGATGAACCGGTGGTCGCTTATGGCCCGTTTGTCATGACCACAGCCGAGGAGATTCAACGCGCTTTTGATGACTTTCGGCATAACCGTCTGACAAACGGTTGA